The proteins below come from a single Microtus pennsylvanicus isolate mMicPen1 chromosome 13, mMicPen1.hap1, whole genome shotgun sequence genomic window:
- the Matn1 gene encoding matrilin-1 produces the protein MALLRPASSLLGRTGTAGEEGVRTEETREQVEQGNRGHTPPFSLAPPPGVGAGVLSPAQWVDKTSPSGPSGVTLLSLLLPTMKVPTGPVFVLCSLLLLLLLLQVPGSHGLVPQPRGHLCRTRPTDLVFVVDSSRSVRPVEFEKVKVFLSQVIESLDVGPNATRVGLINYASTVKPEFPLRAHGSKASLLQAVRRIQPLSTGTMTGLALQYAITKALSDAEGGRAKSPDISKVVIVVTDGRPQDSVRDVSARARASGIELFAIGVGRVDKATLRQIASEPQEEHVDYVESYNVIEKLSKKFQEALCVVSDLCATGDHDCEQVCVSSPGSYTCACHEGFTLNSDGKTCNVCSGGGSSSATDLVFLIDGSKSVRPENFELVKKFINQIVDTLDVSDRLAQVGLVQYSSSIRQEFPLGRFHTKKDIKAAVRNMSYMEKGTMTGAALKYLIDNSFTVSSGARPGAQKVGIVFTDGRSQDYINDAARKAKELGFKMFAVGVGNAVEEELREIASEPVADHYFYTADFKTINQIGMKLQKKICVEEDPCACESIVKFETKVEDLLQALTRKHILAQAVEGRGGNVCVLILGHVELILVIATPSPRDANSSAAHILQAPSSHTGFGFTDSDWTLYLPTIYYRGQELHALTGQAGLGLRSFIE, from the exons ATGGCCCTGCTCCGTCCAGCCAGCAGCCTCTTGGGGAGAACTGGCACAGCTGGAGAAGAAGGTGTGCGCACTGAGGAGACTAGGGAGCAGGTTGAGCAAGGAAACCGG GGACACACACCTCCATTCAGCCTGGCCCCGCCCCCGGGGGTTGGGGCAGGGGTGCTGTCCCCTGCCCAGTGGGTTGATAAGACCAGTCCCTCTGGCCCCTCCGGTGTGACACTGCTGTCCCTGTTGCTGCCAACCATGAAAGTCCCCACTGGCCCAGTCTTTGTGCTTTgtagcctgctgctgctgctgttgctgctacAGGTCCCTGGTAGCCATGGCCTCGTCCCTCAGCCCAGAG gGCACCTCTGCCGGACACGCCCCACGGACCTGGTGTTTGTCGTTGATAGTTCCCGCAGCGTGAGACCCGTGGAGTTTGAGAAGGTGAAGGTGTTCCTGTCTCAGGTCATCGAGTCACTGGATGTGGGGCCCAATGCCACCCGAGTTGGCTTGATCAACTATGCTAGCACCGTCAAGCCTGAGTTCCCACTTCGGGCCCACGGCTCCAAGGCCTCGCTGCTGCAAGCTGTGCGCCGCATCCAGCCGCTGTCTACTGGCACCATGACTGGCCTGGCCCTGCAATACGCCATCACCAAGGCCTTGAGTGATGCCGAAGGTGGGCGTGCAAAATCCCCCGACATCAGCAAG GTTGTCATCGTGGTGACTGATGGGAGACCCCAGGACAGCGTGCGGGACGTGTCTGCACGCGCGCGGGCCAGCGGCATCGAGCTGTTCGCTATCGGCGTGGGCCGCGTGGACAAGGCCACGCTGCGACAGATCGCCAGCGAGCCGCAGGAAGAGCACGTGGATTACGTGGAGAGCTACAATGTCATCGAGAAGCTGTCTAAGAAGTTCCAGGAGGCCCTCTGTG TGGTGTCAGACCTGTGTGCCACAGGGGACCATGACTGTGAGCAGGTGTGCGTCAGTTCTCCAGGCTCCTACACCTGTGCCTGCCACGAGGGCTTCACCCTGAACAGTGACGGCAAGACCTGCAATG TCTGCAGTGGCGGTGGGAGCAGCTCAGCCACCGACCTGGTCTTCCTCATTGATGGATCCAAGAGCGTGCGGCCTGAGAACTTTGAGCTGGTGAAGAAGTTCATCAACCAGATTGTGGACACCCTGGATGTGTCAGACAGACTGGCCCAGGTCGGGCTGGTGCAGTACTCGAGCTCAATACGCCAGGAGTTCCCGCTTGGCCGCTTCCACACCAAGAAGGACATCAAGGCAGCTGTGAGGAACATGTCCTACATGGAGAAGGGCACCATGACTGGCGCTGCCCTGAAGTATCTCATAGACAATTCCTTCACTGTGTCCAGTGGGGCAAGGCCTGGTGCCCAGAAGGTGGGCATTGTCTTTACTGACGGCCGGAGCCAGGACTATATTAATGACGCTGCCAGGAAGGCCAAGGAGCTCG GCTTTAAGATGTTTGCGGTGGGCGTGGGCAACgctgtggaggaggagctgagggagaTTGCCTCTGAGCCGGTGGCCGACCACTACTTCTACACAGCCGACTTCAAGACCATCAATCAGATCGGCATGAAGTTGCAGAAGAAAATCTGTGTGG AGGAAGACCCGTGTGCTTGTGAGTCCATAGTGAAATTTGAGACCAAGGTGGAGGATCTGCTGCAGGCCCTAACCAGGAAGCATATCCTTGCTCAGGCTGTGgagggcaggg GGGGCAATGTTTGTGTCCTCATTCTGGGGCACGTGGAACTCATCCTGGTGATTGCAACA CCCTCTCCCCGAGATGCCAACAGCTCTGCAGCTCACATCCTTCAAGCCCCAAGTTCACACACAGGCTTTGGCTTCACTGACTCTGACTGGACACTCTACCTGCCCACGATCTATTACCGTGGTCAGGAACTCCATGCCCTGACAGGCCAGGCAGGCCTGGGACTCCGTTCATTCATAGAGTAG